In Schistocerca cancellata isolate TAMUIC-IGC-003103 chromosome 7, iqSchCanc2.1, whole genome shotgun sequence, a genomic segment contains:
- the LOC126092329 gene encoding transcription termination factor 4, mitochondrial, translating to MQPVSRIVAVRIVPLCWTSCRHIFCYNIWGLKAHNQAESQRPADIIRNSSSKFLHTASAEDKISLSDGNKSTLRKLVEDVGIDEETFNKAFRKEPRLLDVHPSIWENSLKALRACGFSGKECLSMFIASPSLLKTKPDALLSGVKNWQSTVLGGQKLISLLTLCPQLLFVERHEIYRRFPVLKTLSSQDNVVELLRRYPDYMFVDWNDFLAKVNYVEEEMKINRIQISKCDLLSCSLLELRTRHMFLERTGNYIPPNPKTAEHLPNKNPSLRQIIDSDDIHFATKLAGVTVEEFEVFRELYKEELKLFMITLIPTEFAHGCDKIANK from the coding sequence ATGCAACCGGTGAGTCGTATTGTGGCCGTGCGAATTGTGCCCCTCTGCTGGACCTCGTGTAGGCATATCTTCTGCTATAATATATGGGGCTTAAAAGCGCATAACCAAGCTGAATCGCAGCGACCGGCCGATATTATCCGTAACTCTTCATCAAAATTTTTACATACAGCGAGTGCTGAGGACAAGATTAGTTTGTCAGATGGCAACAAATCAACACTTCGAAAACTTGTTGAGGACGTTGGTATCGATGAAGAAACATTTAATAAAGCCTTTCGTAAGGAACCGAGATTGCTTGATGTACACCCCTCAATATGGGAAAATAGTTTGAAGGCATTACGAGCTTGTGGTTTTTCTGGAAAAGAGTGCCTAAGCATGTTCATAGCATCACCGTCGTTATTGAAAACTAAGCCCGATGCTCTATTATCGGGCGTGAAAAACTGGCAAAGCACTGTCCTTGGCGGACAGAAGCTGATTTCATTGCTCACGTTATGTCCGCAGCTGTTATTCGTCGAACGCCACGAAATTTATAGAAGATTTCCTGTTTTGAAAACACTGTCATCACAGGACAATGTTGTGGAACTCCTGAGACGTTATCCAGACTACATGTTCGTAGACTGGAATGACTTCTTGGCTAAAGTGAATTATGTGGAAGAAGAGATGAAAATAAACAGAATTCAAATATCAAAGTGTGATCTATTGAGTTgttcactacttgaattaaggaCTAGACACATGTTCTTAGAACGTACTGGTAACTACATTCCTCCAAATCCTAAAACGGCAGAACATTTGCCAAACAAAAATCCGAGTTTGAGGCAAATAATAGATAGTGATGATATCCATTTTGCAACAAAACTTGCAGGAGTGACGGTAGAAGAATTTGAGGTTTTCCGGGAACTATATAAAGAAGAACTTAAACTGTTTATGATTACTCTGATTCCGACTGAATTTGCCCATGGTTGTGACAAAATcgctaataaataa